The following are encoded together in the Zingiber officinale cultivar Zhangliang unplaced genomic scaffold, Zo_v1.1 ctg209, whole genome shotgun sequence genome:
- the LOC122036792 gene encoding pentatricopeptide repeat-containing protein At3g02490, mitochondrial-like — protein MRTAWRELSRRYLALAAPRASAVELSGLQVSAPRLQDSSFRLPFLGRNRLLPNHPAVRWFSADAAGSDGIEAELASLDLSFNGETMGLVLRDLRSAGSVSEDGNIRMDSKALNRMLETLGTNGRPEEFWRVVEIMRKKAFGITKDTYLAVSKSFEEEKRVKDADLLRKTYSLNCELSKILQEIESGEFLNKEPYKTSIILPSELDTEFLEFFTRRPGKALPFLEWVEKTAPSKLNGRVYNAMARILAKKNRREFQDLLCKMRDQGHELEKKTYIEISRRFYRRKMIAESVGLYEFAMEGSEKPSQKDFLFLLKNVIVGENLDFDLITRLVQSFVAAGNSIEKSVFDRVIKSLRRSGECDKVLKAMEEGGFAADSSVHVQVVRGLSNAGRLDEARQYLINTENEDGGKGWPYLVRKYLIAGQLEQALALFKMLIEKKGGESVGRTFEALITGFCRKERSNEAQMLLKEMATERNIRFQHITYRRLIQKLVDQGHLGVACSIMELMKGHGFPPYIDPFIKHMSKSGTVDDAMKFLKAMTVKEFPSKNVFLRVFKALLAARRHEVAYSILSKSPAWVRNHADVLDLFHTMKPGKAPAIAA, from the coding sequence ATGAGGACCGCGTGGAGGGAGCTCTCCCGGCGCTACCTCGCTCTCGCCGCACCCCGCGCTTCCGCCGTCGAGCTTTCCGGCCTCCAGGTGAGCGCTCCGCGACTCCAAGACTCCTCCTTTCGCCTCCCGTTTCTCGGTAGGAACCGCCTTCTTCCGAACCACCCTGCAGTCCGCTGGTTTTCGGCGGACGCCGCTGGTTCAGATGGCATTGAAGCAGAGCTGGCGTCCCTTGACCTCTCATTCAACGGGGAGACAATGGGTTTGGTGCTTCGTGATCTCAGAAGCGCTGGTTCCGTCTCGGAGGACGGCAATATTCGGATGGATTCAAAAGCCTTGAATCGGATGCTCGAAACGCTTGGAACCAACGGGCGGCCAGAGGAATTCTGGCGTGTGGTCGAGATCATGAGAAAGAAAGCGTTCGGTATCACTAAAGATACATACTTAGCCGTCTCCAAGAGCtttgaggaggagaagagggtaAAAGACGCCGATTTGTTGCGTAAAACATACTCTTTGAACTGTGAACTCAGTAAGATTCTTCAGGAAATTGAATCGGGTGAGTTCCTTAACAAGGAACCATATAAGACCAGTATCATCTTACCATCTGAATTGGACACTGAGTTCCTGGAATTCTTTACCCGACGTCCAGGGAAAGCTCTTCCATTTTTAGAGTGGGTTGAGAAGACGGCACCCTCCAAGCTTAATGGTAGAGTTTATAATGCTATGGCCAGAATTTTGGCTAAAAAAAATCGCAGAGAGTTTCAGGATCTTCTCTGTAAGATGAGAGATCAGGGTCATGAATTGGAGAAGAAAACATACATTGAGATCTCACGACGTTTTTACCGCAGGAAGATGATTGCAGAATCTGTGGGTTTGTATGAATTTGCAATGGAAGGCTCAGAGAAACCTTCACAGAAGGATTTCTTGTTTCTCCTTAAAAATGTTATAGTGGGTGAGAATCTAGACTTTGATTTGATTACTAGGCTTGTTCAGAGTTTTGTAGCTGCTGGGAATTCTATTGAGAAATCAGTTTTCGATAGGGTTATTAAATCACTAAGGAGATCGGGTGAGTGTGATAAGGTGTTAAAAGCCATGGAAGAGGGTGGATTTGCAGCTGATAGTTCTGTACATGTTCAGGTAGTCAGGGGGCTTTCAAATGCTGGAAGATTAGATGAAGCCCGCCAGTATCTGATCAACACTGAAAATGAAGATGGCGGGAAGGGATGGCCATATTTAGTTCGAAAGTACTTGATAGCTGGCCAACTAGAACAAGCATTGGCCTTGTTTAAGATGCTGATAGAAAAAAAGGGTGGTGAATCTGTCGGAAGAACCTTTGAAGCATTGATTACCGGATTTTGCCGCAAGGAAAGATCAAACGAAGCGCAAATGTTGCTCAAAGAGATGGCAACTGAGAGAAATATAAGATTTCAGCATATCACTTACAGGCGACTGATTCAAAAGCTGGTCGATCAAGGACACCTTGGAGTAGCTTGTAGCATTATGGAACTGATGAAAGGTCATGGGTTTCCTCCTTATATCGACCCATTCATTAAGCATATGTCCAAGTCAGGAACTGTGGATGATGCTATGAAGTTTCTGAAGGCCATGACAGTGAAGGAATTCCCTTCTAAGAATGTGTTTTTGCGTGTTTTTAAAGCACTTCTCGCGGCAAGGCGACATGAAGTGGCGTACAGTATCTTATCGAAATCTCCTGCTTGGGTTCGAAATCATGCAGATGTCTTGGATCTGTTCCACACTATGAAACCAGGCAAAGCCCCTGCTATAGCTGCTTAG
- the LOC122036795 gene encoding phosphoglycolate phosphatase 2 isoform X1: protein MSMANGTKPPSSPQPLTPETARSLVDSVEAFLFDCDGLFIFSLLKKLRVIWKGDKLIEGVPLALQALRSLGKKLVFVTNNSRKSRKQYAKKFASLGLDVSEEEIFSSSFAAAMFLKQRNFPKEKKVYAVGEEGILEELTLAGFSCLGGPEDGKKEIELKNNFWFEHDKSVGAVVVGLDQYINYYKLQYATLCIRENPGCLFIATNRDAVGHMTDLQEWPGAGCMVGAVAGSTGKEPTVVGKPSTFLMDFLLERFQIETSRMCMVGDRLDTDILFGQNAGCKTLLVLSGVTSLSDLQHPTNEIHPDYYASNVVDFVELSRTCPL, encoded by the exons ATGTCGATGGCCAATGGGACGAAGCCACCCTCGTCGCCTCAACCCCTCACGCCCGAGACGGCCAGATCTCTCGTCGATTCCGTCGAAGCTTTCTTGTTCGATTGCGATGGTCTCTTCATTTTCTCCCTTCTAAAGAAACTTA GGGTCATCTGGAAGGGCGACAAGCTCATTGAAGGTGTTCCACTTGCCTTGCAAGCACTCCGATCTTTG GGGAAGAAGCTGGTCTTTGTTACAAACAACTCCAGAAAATCAAGGAAGCAGTATGCTAAGAAATTTGCATCTCTTGGTCTTGATGTTAGCGAG gaagagatattttcatcatCCTTTGCTGCTGCGATGTTCCTGAAACAGAGAAACTTCCCGAAGGAGAAAAAG GTCTATGCCGTTGGAGAGGAAGGCATACTAGAAGAACTCACACTGGCTGGTTTTTCTTGCTTGGGCGGCCCT GAGGATGGCAAGAAGGAAATAGAGCTCAAGAACAATTTTTGGTTTGAACACGATAAGAGT GTTGGAGCGGTTGttgttggacttgatcaatacaTTAACTATTACAAGCTTCA GTATGCAACACTTTGTATCCGAGAGAACCCTGGATGCCTTTTCATCGCAACCAACCGTGACGCTGTTGGTCATATGACTGACTTGCAAGAATGGCCAG GTGCAGGTTGCATGGTGGGAGCAGTAGCCGGCTCAACTGGCAAAGAACCAACTGTGGTTGGAAAACCATCAACCTTCCTCATGGATTTTTTGTTAGAAAG ATTTCAAATCGAAACATCCAGGATGTGCATGGTTGGCGATCGTCTGGACACCGATATACTCTTCGGGCAAAATGCCGGCTGCAAGACTCTTCTTGTTCTCTCAG GTGTGACTAGTTTATCAGATCTTCAGCACCCTACAAATGAAATCCACCCTGATTACTATGCCAGTAACGTGGTCGACTTCGTCGAACTATCAAGAACCTGCCCTCTTTGA
- the LOC122036795 gene encoding phosphoglycolate phosphatase 2 isoform X2 — translation MSMANGTKPPSSPQPLTPETARSLVDSVEAFLFDCDGVIWKGDKLIEGVPLALQALRSLGKKLVFVTNNSRKSRKQYAKKFASLGLDVSEEEIFSSSFAAAMFLKQRNFPKEKKVYAVGEEGILEELTLAGFSCLGGPEDGKKEIELKNNFWFEHDKSVGAVVVGLDQYINYYKLQYATLCIRENPGCLFIATNRDAVGHMTDLQEWPGAGCMVGAVAGSTGKEPTVVGKPSTFLMDFLLERFQIETSRMCMVGDRLDTDILFGQNAGCKTLLVLSGVTSLSDLQHPTNEIHPDYYASNVVDFVELSRTCPL, via the exons ATGTCGATGGCCAATGGGACGAAGCCACCCTCGTCGCCTCAACCCCTCACGCCCGAGACGGCCAGATCTCTCGTCGATTCCGTCGAAGCTTTCTTGTTCGATTGCGATG GGGTCATCTGGAAGGGCGACAAGCTCATTGAAGGTGTTCCACTTGCCTTGCAAGCACTCCGATCTTTG GGGAAGAAGCTGGTCTTTGTTACAAACAACTCCAGAAAATCAAGGAAGCAGTATGCTAAGAAATTTGCATCTCTTGGTCTTGATGTTAGCGAG gaagagatattttcatcatCCTTTGCTGCTGCGATGTTCCTGAAACAGAGAAACTTCCCGAAGGAGAAAAAG GTCTATGCCGTTGGAGAGGAAGGCATACTAGAAGAACTCACACTGGCTGGTTTTTCTTGCTTGGGCGGCCCT GAGGATGGCAAGAAGGAAATAGAGCTCAAGAACAATTTTTGGTTTGAACACGATAAGAGT GTTGGAGCGGTTGttgttggacttgatcaatacaTTAACTATTACAAGCTTCA GTATGCAACACTTTGTATCCGAGAGAACCCTGGATGCCTTTTCATCGCAACCAACCGTGACGCTGTTGGTCATATGACTGACTTGCAAGAATGGCCAG GTGCAGGTTGCATGGTGGGAGCAGTAGCCGGCTCAACTGGCAAAGAACCAACTGTGGTTGGAAAACCATCAACCTTCCTCATGGATTTTTTGTTAGAAAG ATTTCAAATCGAAACATCCAGGATGTGCATGGTTGGCGATCGTCTGGACACCGATATACTCTTCGGGCAAAATGCCGGCTGCAAGACTCTTCTTGTTCTCTCAG GTGTGACTAGTTTATCAGATCTTCAGCACCCTACAAATGAAATCCACCCTGATTACTATGCCAGTAACGTGGTCGACTTCGTCGAACTATCAAGAACCTGCCCTCTTTGA